Genomic segment of Arachis hypogaea cultivar Tifrunner chromosome 16, arahy.Tifrunner.gnm2.J5K5, whole genome shotgun sequence:
AGATATTGGTTTATTTGTTTAGGAAGATGGTACTAGCTTAATAACTTGGGAAAACATATGTCCTTCCTAGATTAATCGTTTAACTGTTTAACATGGACTCATTAATATGTTGTTTTGAGTTTAATTGATATGACAAGCATGTCATTTGCCTATACCTAATTGGAAAAATATATCTTGACATTAAATTACATAGTAGAGAAGAATGAGAAGCACAATACAATTCCAAACATAAAAACTTCATCATGGAAATGTcatgttatttttatattttatttcactgAAATTCTAGCAAAGTTAGGCCACATTCAAACATAACAGCAAACAACAATACATAATCAAAATCAACTACCTGAGCAGCAGGACGAGGAGTTGGTGTTGATTGTGCAGCAACAAACTGCAAAATGTCAAATATTCTAGTCTGGCCATAACTAGCAGCTCTTTGCCAATACAAAACAGCCATATCTCCTGCTCTTGTCCTCATTTCCAGCAAGTTGCGATCAATCTCTGTCTCATGCTTTGCAACATACGGTCTAAAGAAGGAGTCATACACATATGTTGTTCCCTATCACAAATATCAGGAATTTTACTATCATgttgaagagaagaaaataatgaaTTCCATATTTCAGTAATCAATTTAATACCCTGGTTTTAGGATACCACAGAAATATGAAGAATGCCAGCTTAGCTTCACTATACATTGGGACCCTTcacgaagaaaaaaaaaatcaaataataaacaaGACATCAAAATCAATATTCTtctaggagagaagaaagaaaaagaaaagaagaatagataGCATTGAGCACATTGATAAGATAGAATCCACTACCATGATATGAAAGTATCACCGATTCTCTCAAAAACTGTCAAAACAGCCACCAAAATCCTGTGATATAGAGGGAAAAACAAAAGTTGGTATAGGTGTTTGTCACCAGAAATTATCAATTCATGTTCATAGCTTATCAATCAAAATAATATGTACCAATACTGGCACCAAAAGCGAAGCTGCTCGATTTCTGGCTTATTCTTTTCAACCTGTTTATAGCATTCGTATGCTGGATAAGCATAGCCAAAAACCATCCTGCCAATGCATCAAAGCACAGAAAATTTGTTATATTTCTTTCAAATATTACAATGCAAACCATTGATAAGATAGATCGGGAATTTGAAATGCTGTAAAACTTACACAAGCCCCCTGGTAAGAAAGGATCCAATCATTTCGCTTCCCTGACatcgaagaagaaaagagaatcgATTAAGCTAAACAGAAACCGAGCAACCAAAACAGCAGGATAAATATGGTCCCTACTTCATATTATCTACGATTCGATTGCATATTCAAGAATTTTAGTCTCAGATCACTCTAATATTAGAAAATGAGAAGAAAACCAGGCTTCTTAGGCAAATGTACACTACACATTGAAATCaaaactcaattgaaaaaaacGAGTTTTCACCGTCAACttggataaaaatataaattataacaaaaaaggTTCAAATTCCATTCTCGTAAAGGGAAAACACAAAAGAAAAGAATCCGCATCTTATTGTTCTTCAAAATTCCACGAGTCATTTTCAGTTTTCtctctgaacttgaaaaatttagAACTACATAATATActgatatacaaaaaaaaaagaagaagatgattcTAATATCTAGATGAACAACATCAAGTAATGCTCATGGAAGTAACTATCGGCATTGTGAATTAGGGCGAAGCAAAAGCAAGATCAAACTGAACAACACAGTTACACATATCAGTAACATTCAAATGCAGTAAGATACTAAAACCACTGGATTCAACTCATCGCAAATTGCAAAATCAAATAGAAAGCTAGCATTTCTTCTTTGAAATAAGGAGAGAAATGAAGAGAGACCTGAAGATGTTTGCGTCGCGGAGGAGAGAGAAGCAAAGTGTAAATCCGTTAACCGTTACGGCGGAGGAAGAAGCAAAGCTGATAAGGATGGGCGGAGAAACGGCGCCGTCAACGGTTACGGTTGTCGgcgagagagagtgtgtgtgtgagagagtgaaagagagagaagagattagAGTGGAATAGATGAGATTGGAGTAGCCGTTTGCTTAAATTGTTGGTTTATGCAAATTACTGCTAACTTGTATTATTATCAGCTAATCAGCTATAACATAAACTAAAGTGCTCAACACTGTAGCATTAGACTCTCTCACTCTCGTTCTAACGGGTAATGTTTCCGTGTTACATCACCTACGCTGTTCCTTCACTTTTCTTGATCAATCGCCCTTCATCGCTTTCCAATAGTTCCTTCTAGACTATACTACGTAGGGGTGttatcggttcggtttggttcggttttggactAAAAACCAACCGAACCGATATGATCGGTTTCTATAAATACACAATCGTTCGGTTTGTTATTTTTACAACAACTGAATCGAACCAAATCGAATCAATAGCGGTTTGATTCGgtcggttttttttatttttaatttttaatgagcaAAATATGAATCACAATAATTAGAGGTTTAAAATAGtcaataaattgaaataataagagtAAAACATTGAAATGGTTAGGGGTTGGAGATTTTTGTTGTtaggttaaaagttaaaatagTTAAAACATTGAAATGGATGCATATCTTGGGTTCGATTTGGTTCGGTTCAGTTTTTATTGAGCCAATCGAAAAACGAATCGAACCGATTAGTTTAAAAAAAccgattttttcggtttttaaattagttgttgtAATTTTCGGTTCGATTTGCGATAATTTTCAGTTCGGTTCGATAACTTACACTCCTAATATTACGTGTACATCAAAATCattaattagtataaaatatatattaaaatataaatatatatttaaaataaattaaattacagatatatttagatataaatatattaatgattaattttaatagataattttaatatatgaataatatttttatggtTTCTATCACTAAGATACTCTTATAGCTCTTTGACTTAAGgtcaaacataaattttttttatctacaaTATTTCTTAATTCAATGGCTAATTCATTgtaaatttgagttttatttaatgatttattattaattaataaattattatatttttaagacaaaatttaaatttttaaaatttaaaaataagttaaaaaatagtttattaaattcaaatcttttagttttagattagaaattatacattattatatgattaatatatactacttctattttctcccctctcctattactatcatttttttaataaattactgtgtttagatttatttaaaaatatactaaaagaagAATTATATATTAGTTTGATTGGATAAAGGTTTTGTACTTTTGTATTACTTCACTCTATTTCATATAGTGGTCaacttaaattttgatttgaaactCCTATAGATATATCACTTAAGAAAAAAGAAATCGTAAaggtatttaaaatttttattaactcaTGTATATATTTGCAATAAAGAAAACGTTTAtatactaaatagaataaaaaattgttatttaaggcaaatgtttgattttttttcccCTCCCGCTTAGTAGctcattcaataatcaatattatattgttattaaatTTAAGAGATTTTATCCGTAAATAATCAACGATGATTCCACATGGTAAACcgaaaaattaaacaaacaaaaaaggacAAATTTTCCTTAAATATGCAGAACAATCAACTGCGTTTCTTTTTGCCTTGATATCAAGAATAATGGTTGTTTTAACCAAGTAAGATACAGGGATCTGACAGAAGTGATACctcaacaaaaaacaaaaataaaaagaactttCGTGATAATGATGGAAATGAATTTGAAATGGAATGTTCTCTTTTGAAATAACCATATTTCGTATTTCtgttaacaattaattaattatataatatatagtacATAAAGATTTTAAATCATAAGTGTGTATGTGGTTGCATTAGTCAATGAGAAATGACTAAGTAACCACAACCACTTCAAAATCTTAACAAGGACTAGGAAAGATAGGAACGCAAATTGGGCTATCCTGTCTTAATTAATTAGCTAATTAATAATCTTATCTTTATTATATTCTCTGGGGTCAGCTAACGTAAACTAATAAGTAATAATCAAATGTGTGCGTCcagttttatctttttttttttttttttcttttctcccctGAAAACCACGTgcgttgttttcttctttttcacacaaattattattttttttaaatgttttatttgaGACGATTCTCATGTAATATTTACATGGATATAGGTAAGACGGTTTGGATCGATTTTGAGTCAAAATTTCATCCGATGTTAATACTAGTTTTATTTACGGTGCGGTTTggatttaatgtttttttttttttaattcgatccaatccgatctGATTTCAAGCGATTTGGATTGTATTAGATTTgcgattttgtaaattaaaaaaattaaatacatataacaagtctcaacatcaaattttaaataatcaacaatgacataacaaatctcaacaatattttaaaaaaccaacgataacataacaatggAAATAAAATtctaggttagttaaaataaataaataaataacattttgaacataaaatatttattaaataataataatacatgaataatataaaaatgtataataaattgaacatgttataagtataattgtaaatataataataaaataataatattataacacattgtacggtttggattggattggatcgattatgaaaagtagatccgaaatctGATCCGATTTAGCGGTttgtaaaaaatagaatccaatcaaatccgaattagtacGGTTTTAGTTTAAATTGAATTGGATGAACGGTTTAATTTGaatcggtttggatttgaacacccctagatataggaGCCTCCACCTTGCATGATGGATCTTAAATCATGAAAATAACGAAAGCCATTATGACGTATCAcataatatatgttaaaatacaaATGTGGGGcacaaaaatatttgaaaaatgatGTCCAAATCGGTGACCGAATAATAAACATTGTGAAAATTTTCGTTTGAAAAGGAACCGTATGAATGTTATTAGTCAAAACTCTATTGAGTTCGGGCATGTCAAGTGTTAGTGTGTTACACTATTTACACAAATGGGACACTAAATAATATCAAGCACACTCGATCATCATCAACCACTTTCTTTAAGCCACAATTTTGATCCCATTAACAAAAATTGCAAATGCGTTGACATGCATCTAGTCTAGTTATATATTACATCGtcatccatctatatatatgttctttAATGGGCATGAATTGCCATTATTGCCCCTTGAGAAGAAAAAGGGTTGCAAAGAGAAGCAATTGGAGTGGATGTCACGCTTTCTTGGGAGCTTCTTATGTCAAACACAAGATAGCTACCTGAGGGGAACAAACATGGTACATTTTTTTTACTTCCAAAGCAAAAGGTGAGTGATCTTATTAGGAGTTAGATAATTGATAGTATAATGCATATAATATAAGATAAAGAAAAGCAGCAAAAAGGGAGCTATGTGGATGTGGTTGGAGAAGTTGATGTTTCatgttgaaaaagagaaaaattaagggcaaaaaagaaaagatgaatagcCTTGGATTCTACGTTTCTCAAAGTATCTATGATCCATATTCCATTACACATGCCATGGGACATGGGAATGTCCAAGACATATAAGATATCATGTACCATGATGCCAAATTACCAAAGTTGAAGCATCCATGGTCAATGTTTTGGGTCTTTCCCACATGTATGTGCCTCCttaatttaattatatgtttGTTGGGTTGTCACTCTCATGTCCACATACATATATATGCCCATCCTTACTTTTATCCATTTACTCCATTATTTCTCTTCTATGACATCTATGAAAAGGAAAATAATTTCACCTAATTATTTTTGTTCCCTTGCATTTTCATCGCATCCCACCTTAATTTGTTTCTTTATGTATACTCATTATTAGTTATAATAATTCAAAAACTTTTCTCCTCCCTAGCAATGATGAGATTAAAGGTACAAGAATTTATGATAAAAATGAACTATATGTAATATGTAGTATACTACGTAAGTACATCTTGATATTCACGAAAATAATAATGGTTCATGCCCTGTTTTAACACTAGGGTTTAAGCTCAAATAAACTAAAAGGCACAATCTAAATATTGGCTTTTGTTACTTACCGACCTCTCTGGAAGAGGTCGGACTCAAGGAATAGCTGAcaaataacacttattcaaataagtaactgttcATAAAATCTCTCAACTCACTCCCTGAAACCATATTtcaagataaagggacggttatccaccttaaaaggtggaactactccaacggtggttattagaTCACCTCTATAAATACGCTGACACTCCTCAgatatctctaagttccaatactctctaaacctgctTATTCCTttactgacttaggcatcggagtgtctttgcaggtaccacccccattctttcacatacACAAGTCGGACGACGGCTCCGAACGCAAACTAAGTCGGAGACCACCTCCTCTTGACGCTTGGGCCAGTACTCTAAGCCCAATTCACCAATTTCAGGTTAACcacgtaataataataaaaatatgtaatatatttatatgctaatACATATTAATTAAACTCTTTCTAAATATTCCTTACATATTGAAAAATTGGAACTGATACTGTTCTTGGGTCATTGAGATTCTTAATACTTTGGATCTTCTTGAAACCTAATAAAGAAGGAGGAGCCTAACTTGACATGGACATTGGGCCTGTAGAAAAAACGGTATGGGCTCTAGGCCGATCATTTGATAAGCATGGTTGAATGCTATAATCCTTGGAATAGTAAAAAGAGTAGTTGGGCCTTTGGCCCTTAATATGACCAAAAAAGAAAAGTGGTTGGGCCTTTGGCCCCTACTATGACCAAAAAAAAGAGTGGTATAGTTTAGGATAAGTTGCAAGTGTTGAGTGGCAATGGAGGCACGTGTATAGCATGGGACCAACTCCAAAGACTATGTGGTTGTCAATTGAAGTTGtttggatgatgatgatggtagCTTGAAGAAtttgattgaagaagaagaagaagaagaaatggcactagctccttctccttcttctgttTGTGTCCCTGGGTGCCGCTTGCATTTGCATTCTTCTTTCCTCTCTTACCCTCTCAACTCCTTCTCTCCCTCAGCAGCTTCAATAAGAATTCAAGCAAAACCCATTAGAGCTGAACTTGATCAAAACACGGTTCATAATTCATACTTGTCATTAACCTTCCTTTATTATTACAATTATTATTAGTTGATAATGAATATAATTATTGGAAATTCTTCAGGTAGTGGCTATAACGGTTGGTGTTGTGAGTGTTGCAGTGGGGATTGGTATTCCGGTCTTCTATGAGTCTCAAATTGATAATGCTGTCAACACCTTTCTCCTCTCTCATTTActttatcaaattattattagaGTGAATACCCATcccttataattataattatctcGAAAGCACAACGagattctaaaaaaaaatactcCTTTTGGTCAAAtaacattaacttttttttttgtcacagAGGCCTTTTTGTCCCTCGAGTTGGATTTTTTTTGTCAAGAACTTCGTTGTATTTCAAGATAATTATGAGGGACTGTTTTGGATttctctcttattattattactattcttATCGTTATCATTTCTTGCAGGCTAAGAGAGAAAACACGCAAGCCTGCTTCCCATGCAATGGCTCTGGTGCTCGTAAGTATACCCAACACTTTGTAATTCCCAaccaactgttgtatcttttaaAATGCAAGTTTGTAGTGTGTACTATCATTTAATCTCATGCAGTATTTATTATTAGGCTAATTCATTCTCAATTCTAATAGCATTTTCAAGAGATAACTACTTTGGCTAATGCAGCAATGTAGGTGTGTAATATAGGGTGTTGCAATCCACCTTCTGGTTAGAGTACACTTTGTTTAATTTGAGCATGACTTTTGGTTATAAATGAAGTTGATTATTATTTCTTAGCAATCTAGGGTGATAATTGTGGCCTCAGGGCATATCATTGTTTCTTAAGATTTTATTGGTGAATTTGTTTGTGACATTTTACAATCATTGATGATACAATGCGAGATTGTACAAGGGGAAACTTCAGaattccaattcaatttgattATAGTCTTTTAGCATTCTGACATTTGAAATTGTTACTCCTCTGCCAGAGAAATGTAGATTTTGTTTGGGAACAGGAAATGTTACAGTTGAACTTGGTGGCGATCAGAAGGAGGTCTCGCGCTGCATAAATTGCGACGGTGCTGGTTCACTCACATGCACCACTTGTCAAGGATCCGGAATCCAACCTCGTTACCTTGACCGGAGGTATGCTGTTCGCCTCTCTGCTTATCTTTTTTCCTCCCTTGCATTGGTAGTTTACTGATCAACAAGTTGATTTTCATATGCATATTAGGAGCTACAAACTATATAAAACTATAAAAGGCTAATTAAGAGAATCAAAGGTTGAGGACTTCCTAGATTAACATAGTTAGGAATCCCTCAATTCTTAAATAGTTGTTAGATATATTAGGATTTGCTCTTGTATGGTTGATTGCCATTTTCATGTTTCATTTCCAACAGGGAATTCAAAGATGATGACTGAACCATATTAATTTGGATTTTACTCGTGAGGTTAATGTTCGCATTTAATTTGTTTGATCTGTATACACAACTAATACAACTATCAAAATCATGTTAAACAATTCACTTCATTTGCCTTTCAATAATACACCTCTTCTTCTATCTCTCtataattttcccacttttgaacATTGTTTAATTCAATTATTCATTGTCCTAGATAGGTTTAAAAATTAGACTCTGTTGAGTGAAAGAAAGGGTGCAAGTAGGAATATAATGTTAATGGATGATTGAATCCAAATTCCAAAGTCATGATATGAAATTGAGAAAGCAAACATGTCACCCATTCCTTGCTTTCTTCAAGTTTAAttgtttataatataaatttttaaatttattttgctAAATAAACTCCAGTGACTTCCAAAACTAcaatatatatcaaatcaaatcattCAGATTCAGTACTTCATTACCCCATTATATATTTTGGCCACATAATTAAACTAATCACAAGATTGGTTCCATTATCATTTGCAATGATTATCAGCTATGCTCTGCATGATGATGCGATCCTatgattaagaaaaataaatattgttagTGGGCCTGtggaaattaaataaatatacaagATGCGCAATCAAGTTCGTGCATCTTCgactattattatataatatattggaGCTTATGTAAATAATATTGAATCATCTGAAAAGATCGCTTGACTCGTGTGATCCTATAATAATGATAAAACATATTTAGAGAGTATGAGAAATTGATTTGAAACTTTTATAAAAGGAAATTGATGTATATGAAACTAATAAGATGGAAGCAAAGTTCTTTAGCAATTGTGAAGATAATAAGGCATGAATTAAAAGGCTTCTAAATGATTCATTTGCAAACAAACATTTAAGTGGGACATCATGATTCCCAATTACGTACGTCATTAAGGTCTTGTTAATCAAATCTTAAAAAGCATTATCAGTTCTTAATATCTTTATTTTGGCCCATCTTTTTAATCTTTTGACCGGGATCAGAAAAGGCtcattcacaaaaaaaaaaataacaataataataagattAATGGATGCATGGTGATGGTGATACTTGTCCAtaggtagaaaaaaaaaaaaaagaaaaatacttgAACAATTTGAAGTTGAATCAAAAGCCACCAGACAAGGGTTTTCCTTTTCCTGCATAAATAGTttcatgtttcttcttttttctaaCTACTAGGGTTAAATTAATTTTGAGTGACCGTACGAAATAATCACCTCAAAATCTTGGACATTAttatggtgaaaactcaggtgaagtcgacttcacgtgaagttaatacctcagagccgttagatgatttgactgatttgactaaatttttatctaacggctctcagatatcaacttcacgtaaagtcgactgcacctaaGTTTCCACCCATTATTATTCATGCTTTTGGCGGTTTTCTATCTTTTATCTGTTAGAAACCGCCAAAATATAAAGAATCCATGATCAAATTAAAGTATTTTTCACCCTCAACTTCAAATTGTGAatcatttatttataatttttcataaacAATTTTTTGATACCGCCGCAATATTGATACATGCTTTTTTTTTGGCCTAGTGACTAAATTGACCTACTTTTAAATAAGTGATGTTTTTACTACTTATTTCGTTTATTTTTTGAGTCAATTGAATTGATTTACGTGAATTGTTTTTGGTAAGAATTATTGAGAAAGAAATAGTAATGGCACATATTTGATGACACACAATATAATAGACCTACAAGACACAAATGTAGTTCATGATTAACAAGATACACATTGTGAGCGAAAAAGGCTTCATTATGTATCGATTGAGAAAGAGAAATTAAAGCATTGAAGATTCAATTTTAGAATGTTAAGTATTTAGTAAGTGTTGGTCCATCTCCCAGCTTTGCTTTGGGGCCACGCCACAGTGCTTTGGAACGTATTCTTCAAGCTTACACATAAGTTCTTGGGCAGTTTGGGCAGCCACAATAATGTGACGGGCAGCTGGTGTTATGAAACCTTCATCAACAGCTTTGTCCATGAATGACAACAATGAGTTATAGTATCCATCCACGTTCAACAACCCTACCTGCAATTTCAACCatttttattcacttttcatTGATTAGGACCCTCATTACCTCTTTTTCATTCAACTTTTCTAATATATGCTACAttctagtctttttctttttttaaaacaaaatttatcctCATAAAAAATTgttcatataaataaaatgaatatGCCAATTCAAATAAATACATTTTAGTGTTCGTAGCTGTTAGTGTTAcgagtgtgaggagtgttgaaattagtctcacatcaaagaaagcaaggaagaataAGGAGttaataagatgagagacccattaacttgacaccttagaTTTTTGAGTTCGATgtagtgtcttctcatcttatgttctctcgccCACAGTTGACACAAAAGTAGCATTATTTGTGTGTCTTAGATAGGATGAATAGGGTAAACAcactatatattaattaattcggTCACTTTTTGTCTACCTTCATTTTGGAATATTCAAtttgctaaaaaaaaaaaaaatatctgaacaataagaaaaaaaattccaataaaaatattatatatatatatatatatatcttacagGTTTATCATGAATTCCTAATTGAGCCCAGGTGATGACCTCCAACAGTTCTTCCAAGGTTCCATAaccacctatatatataaatataaatcatCAACAAATCAATTAGTGGATTACTGGTTCctaataatatatatgaatagattttttaatagaattttacaGCCACTACAAGAATCTTTCCTTTTTGGGTACCTCACAGGAATATACTCTTTATTGAA
This window contains:
- the LOC112758246 gene encoding protein disulfide-isomerase LQY1, chloroplastic isoform X2 translates to MALAPSPSSVCVPGCRLHLHSSFLSYPLNSFSPSAASIRIQAKPIRAELDQNTVVAITVGVVSVAVGIGIPVFYESQIDNAKRENTQACFPCNGSGAQKCRFCLGTGNVTVELGGDQKEVSRCINCDGAGSLTCTTCQGSGIQPRYLDRREFKDDD
- the LOC112758246 gene encoding protein disulfide-isomerase LQY1, chloroplastic isoform X1 codes for the protein MALAPSPSSVCVPGCRLHLHSSFLSYPLNSFSPSAASIRIQAKPIRAELDQNTVVAITVGVVSVAVGIGIPVFYESQIDNAAKRENTQACFPCNGSGAQKCRFCLGTGNVTVELGGDQKEVSRCINCDGAGSLTCTTCQGSGIQPRYLDRREFKDDD